A single Pseudomonas sp. HN11 DNA region contains:
- the betB gene encoding betaine-aldehyde dehydrogenase: MARFELQKLYIDGGYSDAGSDATFEAINPANGEVLAQVQRATKEDVERAVVSAEKGQKIWAAMTAMERSRILRRAVDILRERNDELAALETLDTGKAFSETKYVDIVTGADVLEYYAGLVPAIEGEQIPLRDTSFVYTRREPLGVVAGIGAWNYPIQIALWKSAPALAAGNAMIFKPSEVTSLTTLKLAEIYTEAGVPAGVFNVLTGSGREVGTWLTEHPRIEKVSFTGGTDTGKKVMASASSSSLKEVTMELGGKSPLIIFDDADLDRAADIAMMANFYSSGQVCTNGTRVFVPKHLQAAFEAKIVERVARIRVGDPQDDNTNFGPLVSFAHMESVLGYIAKGKEQGARLLCGGNRLTDGDFAKGAYVAPTVFTDCTDDMVIVREEIFGPVMSILTYETEEEVIRRANDTDFGLAAGLVTKDLNRAHRVIHQLEAGICWINAWGESDAKMPVGGYKQSGVGRENGISSLNNFTRIKSVQVELGEYASVF, encoded by the coding sequence ATGGCCCGTTTCGAACTGCAAAAACTCTACATTGACGGCGGCTACAGCGACGCTGGCAGCGATGCCACCTTCGAAGCCATCAACCCGGCTAACGGTGAAGTTCTCGCCCAAGTGCAACGCGCTACTAAAGAAGACGTTGAACGTGCCGTGGTCAGCGCCGAAAAAGGCCAGAAAATCTGGGCTGCGATGACCGCCATGGAGCGTTCGCGCATCCTGCGTCGCGCCGTCGATATCCTGCGTGAGCGCAACGATGAGTTGGCCGCCCTGGAAACCCTGGACACCGGTAAAGCCTTCTCCGAAACCAAATACGTCGACATCGTTACCGGCGCTGACGTGCTGGAATACTACGCAGGCCTGGTGCCGGCCATCGAAGGCGAGCAGATTCCGTTGCGCGACACGTCGTTTGTCTACACTCGCCGCGAGCCGCTGGGCGTGGTCGCCGGTATCGGCGCCTGGAACTACCCGATCCAGATCGCCCTGTGGAAATCCGCGCCGGCCCTGGCCGCCGGTAACGCGATGATCTTCAAGCCAAGCGAAGTCACCTCGCTGACCACCCTGAAACTGGCTGAGATCTACACCGAAGCCGGTGTTCCGGCTGGCGTGTTCAACGTCTTGACAGGCAGCGGCCGTGAAGTCGGCACCTGGCTGACAGAGCACCCGCGCATCGAGAAAGTCTCGTTCACCGGCGGCACCGACACCGGCAAGAAAGTCATGGCCAGCGCTTCCAGTTCTTCGTTGAAAGAAGTGACCATGGAACTGGGCGGCAAGTCCCCGCTGATCATCTTCGACGATGCCGACCTGGATCGCGCCGCCGACATCGCGATGATGGCCAACTTCTACAGCTCCGGCCAGGTCTGCACCAACGGCACTCGCGTGTTTGTACCGAAGCATCTGCAAGCGGCGTTCGAAGCCAAGATCGTCGAGCGCGTTGCGCGCATCCGTGTGGGCGACCCGCAGGACGACAACACCAACTTCGGTCCACTGGTCAGCTTTGCCCACATGGAAAGCGTGCTGGGCTACATCGCCAAGGGTAAAGAGCAAGGCGCCCGCCTGCTGTGCGGCGGCAACCGCCTGACCGACGGCGACTTCGCCAAAGGCGCCTACGTGGCCCCGACCGTGTTCACCGACTGCACCGACGACATGGTCATCGTGCGTGAAGAAATCTTCGGCCCGGTGATGAGCATCCTCACCTATGAAACCGAAGAAGAAGTGATCCGCCGCGCCAACGACACCGACTTCGGCCTGGCCGCTGGCCTGGTGACCAAGGACCTGAACCGCGCCCACCGCGTGATTCATCAGCTGGAAGCGGGTATCTGCTGGATCAACGCCTGGGGCGAGTCCGATGCGAAGATGCCGGTCGGTGGCTACAAGCAATCCGGTGTGGGCCGTGAGAACGGGATCAGCTCGCTCAATAACTTCACGCGCATCAAGTCCGTGCAAGTCGAGCTGGGTGAGTACGCTTCGGTATTTTGA
- a CDS encoding L-serine ammonia-lyase, producing MAISVFDLFKIGIGPSSSHTVGPMRAAALFVQGLRERELLEQVRRVEVQLYGSLSATGIGHGSDTATIMGLMGEWPDVIDPSQIGLRIHTLRETDTLLLDGRLPVPFVWARDMRLLDENLPFHPNAMTLVVWGDSGELHRDTYYSVGGGFVVDEAQAQSGVADMDRTELPYDFSSAVELLQLCKTHNLRVAELMLANEKVWRSEEEIRSGLMKLWHAMQDCVEQGLKHEGILPGGLNVRRRAAKLHRSLQELNKPNVIGSTLSAMEWVNLFALAVNEENAAGGRMVTAPTNGAAGIIPAVLHYFMKFSEEVTEANVVDYLLGAAAVGILCKKNASISGAEVGCQGEVGSACAMAAAGLAEILGATPEQLCNAAEIGLEHNLGLTCDPVGGLVQVPCIERNAIAAVKAINAAQMALRGDGQHFISLDRVIRTMRDTGADMHDKYKETSRGGLAVSAVEC from the coding sequence ATGGCTATCAGTGTTTTCGACCTGTTCAAGATCGGCATCGGGCCTTCGAGTTCTCACACCGTCGGCCCCATGCGCGCCGCGGCGTTGTTCGTTCAAGGGTTACGTGAACGTGAACTGTTGGAACAAGTGCGACGCGTCGAAGTTCAGCTCTACGGCTCCTTGTCCGCCACCGGCATTGGTCACGGCAGCGACACCGCGACCATCATGGGCCTGATGGGCGAATGGCCGGATGTGATCGATCCGTCGCAAATCGGCCTGCGCATCCACACCCTGCGCGAAACCGACACGTTGCTGCTGGACGGACGTTTACCGGTGCCCTTCGTCTGGGCACGGGACATGCGCCTGCTCGATGAAAACCTGCCGTTCCATCCCAACGCGATGACGTTGGTGGTATGGGGTGATAGCGGCGAACTGCACCGCGACACCTACTACTCCGTGGGTGGTGGTTTTGTGGTGGATGAAGCCCAGGCGCAAAGCGGCGTGGCCGACATGGACCGTACCGAGCTGCCCTATGATTTTTCCAGCGCGGTCGAGCTGTTGCAGCTGTGCAAGACCCACAACCTGCGCGTCGCCGAGTTGATGCTGGCCAATGAAAAGGTCTGGCGCTCCGAAGAGGAGATCCGCAGTGGCCTGATGAAGCTCTGGCACGCCATGCAGGATTGCGTGGAGCAGGGCCTCAAACACGAAGGCATCCTGCCTGGCGGCCTGAACGTGCGCCGCCGCGCGGCGAAGTTGCACCGCAGCTTGCAGGAATTGAACAAGCCCAACGTAATCGGCTCGACGTTGAGCGCCATGGAGTGGGTGAACCTGTTCGCCCTGGCAGTCAACGAGGAAAACGCCGCCGGTGGACGCATGGTTACCGCGCCCACCAACGGCGCGGCGGGTATCATCCCGGCGGTGCTGCACTACTTCATGAAATTCAGCGAGGAAGTCACCGAAGCCAACGTGGTCGACTACCTGCTCGGCGCGGCGGCGGTGGGGATCCTGTGCAAGAAGAACGCCTCGATCTCCGGTGCCGAAGTCGGTTGCCAGGGCGAAGTAGGCTCGGCCTGCGCCATGGCTGCCGCTGGGTTGGCCGAGATTCTTGGCGCCACGCCGGAACAACTGTGCAACGCCGCCGAAATCGGACTGGAACATAACCTGGGCCTCACCTGCGACCCCGTGGGCGGGCTGGTGCAAGTGCCGTGCATCGAGCGCAATGCAATTGCGGCGGTGAAGGCGATCAACGCAGCGCAAATGGCGCTACGGGGCGACGGCCAGCACTTTATCTCTCTGGACCGGGTGATCCGCACCATGCGCGATACCGGGGCGGATATGCATGACAAATACAAAGAGACATCGCGGGGCGGGTTGGCTGTCAGCGCTGTAGAGTGCTGA
- the choW gene encoding choline ABC transporter permease subunit: MLTEQKIPLGQYIAAFVEWLTQHGANYFDAIASTLETMIHGVTFALTWFNPLALIGLIALLAHFIQRKWGLTVFVIASFLLILNLGYWQETMETLAQVLFATLVCVVIGVPLGIVAAHKPLFYTMMRPVLDLMQTVPTFVYLIPTLTLFGLGVVPGLISTVVFAIAAPIRLTYLGIRDVPQELMDAGKAFGCSRRQLLSRIELPHAMPSIAAGITQCIMLSLSMVVIAALVGADGLGKPVVNALNTADIALGFEAGLAIVLLAIMLDRICKQPDAKVGGDA; this comes from the coding sequence ATGCTGACTGAACAGAAAATCCCACTAGGCCAGTACATCGCTGCCTTCGTCGAATGGTTGACCCAACACGGCGCCAACTACTTCGACGCAATCGCATCGACACTGGAAACGATGATCCACGGCGTGACGTTCGCGCTGACCTGGTTCAATCCGCTGGCATTGATCGGTCTGATTGCGCTGCTGGCTCACTTTATCCAACGTAAATGGGGACTGACTGTTTTTGTCATCGCCTCCTTCCTGCTGATCCTCAACCTGGGGTACTGGCAGGAAACCATGGAGACCCTGGCGCAAGTGCTGTTCGCCACCCTGGTCTGCGTGGTCATCGGCGTGCCGCTGGGCATCGTTGCCGCGCACAAACCGCTGTTCTACACCATGATGCGGCCGGTGCTCGATCTGATGCAGACCGTACCGACCTTCGTCTACCTCATCCCTACCCTGACCCTCTTCGGGCTGGGTGTGGTGCCCGGGCTGATTTCCACGGTGGTGTTCGCGATTGCCGCGCCGATCCGCCTGACTTACCTGGGTATCCGCGATGTACCGCAAGAGTTGATGGACGCCGGCAAGGCCTTTGGCTGCTCGCGCCGTCAGTTGCTCTCGCGCATCGAACTGCCCCACGCCATGCCGAGCATTGCCGCCGGCATTACCCAATGCATCATGCTGTCGTTGTCGATGGTGGTGATCGCAGCCCTGGTAGGCGCCGACGGCCTCGGCAAACCCGTGGTCAACGCGCTGAACACCGCCGATATCGCCTTGGGCTTTGAAGCCGGCCTGGCGATCGTACTGCTGGCCATCATGCTCGACCGCATCTGCAAACAACCGGACGCTAAAGTAGGGGGTGATGCATGA
- a CDS encoding BCCT family transporter — MFYTSTALILLLTAILIIAPQEAGRMLGVAQAWLSKSFGWYYMVVIAAYLVFVVGLAFSSYGKLKLGSKDDTPDFSYGAWAGMLFSSGIGISLLYFGASEPLDHYFNPPEGAAASNGAARQALQLTFLHWGLHGWAIYALVGLAVAYFAYRHNQPLALRSALYPLVGERWVKGAAGHAVDGFGMFVTLLGLVTNLGIGSMQVSSGLENLFGMEHSNTNLLIVIIVMSTVATIAAVSGVENGIRRLSNLNIVLFSGLLIFVLLFGPTLHLLNGLVQNTGDYLNGIILKTFDLYVYEGDADKTERWMGLWTLFYWAWWISWAPFVGMFIARISRGRTVRELVAGVLLIPLGFTLAWLSIFGNSALDLVLNHGAVELGKTALEQPSMAIYQLLEHYPASKVVIGVSIFVGFVLFLTPADSGAVMMANLSCKGGNVDEDAPHWLRIFWSAVITLVTIGLLFAGNFEAMQTMVVLAGLPFSVVLIFFMFGLHKAMRQDVAIEQEQAQLAERGRRGFSERLTALDLQPSQGTVQRFMDKHVTPALEEAATALREQGLQVQTLLGKSKRCIGVRIEMEEGNPFVYEVSLDAYSSAPTDLPEEERTRYYRAEVYLHNGPQEYDLMGFTQEQITRDVLDQFESHRQLLGRVYS; from the coding sequence GTGTTCTACACCTCCACCGCGTTGATTCTGTTGTTGACTGCCATTCTGATCATCGCCCCGCAGGAGGCCGGGCGCATGCTCGGTGTCGCCCAGGCGTGGCTGTCGAAAAGCTTCGGCTGGTACTACATGGTGGTCATCGCCGCCTACCTGGTGTTTGTGGTGGGTCTGGCGTTTTCCTCCTATGGCAAGTTGAAACTGGGCAGCAAGGACGACACCCCGGACTTCAGTTACGGCGCCTGGGCCGGCATGTTGTTCTCCTCGGGCATCGGCATCTCGCTGTTGTACTTCGGTGCTTCCGAGCCGCTGGACCACTACTTCAACCCGCCCGAAGGCGCTGCCGCCAGCAATGGCGCCGCACGCCAGGCGCTGCAACTGACCTTCCTGCATTGGGGCCTGCACGGCTGGGCGATCTATGCCCTGGTCGGCCTGGCCGTGGCGTACTTCGCGTATCGCCATAACCAGCCGCTGGCCCTGCGTTCGGCGCTGTACCCGCTGGTGGGCGAGCGTTGGGTGAAAGGCGCGGCCGGCCACGCGGTGGATGGTTTCGGCATGTTCGTGACCCTGCTGGGCCTGGTAACGAACCTGGGGATCGGTTCGATGCAGGTGTCGTCCGGGTTGGAAAACCTGTTTGGCATGGAACACAGCAACACCAACCTGCTGATCGTGATCATCGTGATGAGCACCGTGGCAACCATCGCCGCCGTGTCGGGTGTGGAGAACGGCATTCGCCGCCTGTCCAACCTTAACATCGTGTTGTTCAGCGGCTTGCTGATCTTCGTGCTGTTGTTCGGCCCGACTCTGCATCTGCTCAACGGCTTGGTGCAGAACACCGGTGACTACCTTAACGGCATCATCCTGAAAACCTTCGACCTCTACGTGTACGAAGGCGATGCCGACAAGACCGAGCGCTGGATGGGCCTGTGGACCCTGTTCTACTGGGCCTGGTGGATTTCCTGGGCGCCATTCGTAGGCATGTTCATCGCGCGTATTTCCCGTGGTCGCACAGTGCGCGAGCTGGTGGCGGGCGTGCTGCTGATCCCGTTGGGCTTCACCCTGGCGTGGCTGTCGATCTTCGGTAACTCGGCCCTGGACCTGGTGCTGAACCACGGCGCGGTGGAGCTGGGCAAGACCGCACTGGAACAGCCGTCCATGGCGATCTACCAGTTGCTTGAGCATTACCCAGCGTCGAAAGTCGTCATCGGCGTGTCGATCTTCGTGGGTTTCGTGCTGTTCCTGACCCCGGCGGATTCCGGCGCGGTGATGATGGCCAACCTGTCCTGCAAAGGCGGCAATGTGGATGAAGATGCGCCGCACTGGCTGCGAATCTTCTGGTCGGCGGTGATCACCCTGGTGACCATCGGCTTGCTGTTCGCCGGCAACTTCGAAGCCATGCAGACCATGGTGGTGCTGGCGGGGCTGCCGTTCTCGGTGGTGTTGATCTTCTTTATGTTTGGCTTGCACAAGGCCATGCGCCAGGACGTGGCCATCGAACAGGAGCAGGCGCAATTGGCCGAGCGTGGCCGTCGTGGTTTCAGCGAGCGTTTGACCGCGTTGGACTTGCAACCGAGCCAAGGCACCGTGCAGCGTTTCATGGACAAACACGTGACGCCAGCGCTGGAAGAAGCGGCGACGGCCTTGCGTGAACAGGGGCTGCAAGTGCAGACGTTGCTCGGTAAGTCCAAGCGCTGCATTGGTGTGCGCATCGAGATGGAAGAGGGCAACCCGTTTGTCTACGAAGTGAGCCTGGATGCTTACTCGTCGGCACCGACCGATCTGCCCGAAGAAGAGCGCACCCGTTACTACCGTGCCGAGGTGTACCTGCACAACGGACCTCAGGAATACGACCTGATGGGCTTCACCCAGGAACAGATCACCCGGGATGTGCTCGATCAGTTTGAAAGCCATCGGCAGCTCCTTGGCCGTGTCTATAGCTGA
- a CDS encoding choline ABC transporter substrate-binding protein, whose translation MKGSPQLLLAAMLSLPVMAHAAEPEQCKTVNFSDVGWTDITVTTATTSEILKGLGYKPRTTMISVPVTYKSLADGKNMDIFLGNWMPTMENDIKQYRDAGTVETVRANLENAKYTLAVPEALYNKGLKDFADITKFKDELGGKIYGIEPGNDGNRTIQTLIDKDAFGLKTAGFKVVESSEAGMLSQVERATKRDQAIVFLGWEPHPMNTRFKMKYLTGGDDSFGPNYGQATIYTNTRKGYTEECSNVGQLLKNLVFTLNMESTLMGNVLDDKMKPDAAAKAWLKKNPQVLDTWLAGVTTVDGKPGLDAVKAYLAK comes from the coding sequence ATGAAAGGTTCACCCCAGTTGTTGTTGGCCGCCATGCTGAGTCTGCCAGTCATGGCGCACGCTGCAGAACCGGAACAGTGCAAGACCGTCAACTTCTCCGATGTCGGCTGGACCGACATCACTGTCACCACCGCGACCACCAGCGAAATCCTCAAGGGCCTGGGCTACAAGCCGCGCACCACGATGATTTCCGTACCAGTGACCTACAAGTCCCTGGCCGACGGCAAAAACATGGACATCTTCCTCGGCAACTGGATGCCGACCATGGAAAACGACATCAAGCAGTACCGCGATGCCGGCACCGTGGAAACCGTGCGCGCCAACCTGGAGAACGCCAAGTACACCCTGGCTGTCCCGGAAGCGCTGTACAACAAAGGCCTCAAGGACTTCGCCGATATCACCAAATTCAAGGATGAGCTGGGCGGCAAGATCTATGGCATCGAGCCGGGCAATGACGGCAACCGCACCATCCAGACCCTGATCGACAAAGATGCTTTCGGATTGAAAACCGCGGGTTTCAAAGTGGTTGAGTCCAGCGAAGCCGGCATGCTCTCCCAGGTCGAACGCGCCACCAAGCGCGACCAGGCCATCGTGTTTCTCGGCTGGGAACCGCATCCGATGAACACCCGCTTCAAGATGAAATACCTGACCGGGGGTGACGACTCGTTCGGCCCCAACTACGGCCAGGCCACCATCTACACCAACACCCGCAAGGGCTACACCGAGGAATGTAGCAACGTGGGTCAGTTGCTGAAAAACCTGGTGTTCACCCTGAACATGGAAAGCACCCTGATGGGTAATGTCCTGGACGACAAGATGAAACCCGACGCCGCGGCAAAAGCCTGGCTGAAAAAGAACCCGCAAGTCCTCGACACCTGGCTCGCCGGTGTCACCACCGTAGATGGCAAACCAGGACTCGACGCCGTTAAAGCCTACCTCGCCAAGTAA
- the choV gene encoding choline ABC transporter ATP-binding protein yields the protein MSIIRFDNVDVIFSKDPREALKLLDQGMSRNEILKKTGQIVGVEKASLDIEKGEICVLMGLSGSGKSSLLRCINGLNTVSRGQLFVEHEGRQIDIASCTPAELKMMRTKRIAMVFQKFALMPWLTVRENISFGLEMQGRPEKDRRKLVDEKLELVGLTQWRNKKPDELSGGMQQRVGLARALAMDADILLMDEPFSALDPLIRQGLQDELLELQRKLSKTIVFVSHDLDEALKLGSRIAIMKDGKIIQYSVPEEIVLNPADDYVRTFVAHTNPLNVLCGRSLMRTLDNCKRVNGSVCLDPGGDSWLDLAEGNTIKGARQNGAVMNLQNWAPGQAVEGLGRVPTLVDSNIGMRDALQIRYHTGNKLVLHDNNQVVGILGDSELYHALLGKNLG from the coding sequence ATGAGCATTATCCGATTCGACAATGTCGACGTGATCTTCTCCAAAGACCCACGTGAAGCACTCAAGCTGCTGGACCAGGGCATGAGCCGTAACGAAATCCTGAAAAAAACCGGCCAGATTGTCGGCGTGGAAAAAGCCAGCCTGGACATCGAAAAAGGCGAGATCTGCGTGCTGATGGGCCTGTCGGGTTCCGGCAAATCCAGCCTGTTGCGCTGCATCAACGGTCTTAATACTGTGAGCCGTGGCCAGCTGTTCGTGGAGCATGAAGGTCGCCAGATCGACATCGCCTCCTGCACACCCGCAGAGCTGAAAATGATGCGCACCAAACGCATCGCCATGGTGTTCCAGAAATTCGCCCTGATGCCCTGGCTGACAGTGCGCGAAAACATCAGCTTCGGCCTGGAAATGCAAGGCCGCCCTGAGAAAGACCGACGCAAGCTGGTGGATGAAAAACTCGAGCTGGTGGGCCTGACCCAATGGCGTAACAAGAAGCCTGACGAACTCTCCGGCGGCATGCAACAGCGCGTCGGCCTGGCCCGTGCGTTGGCGATGGACGCCGACATCCTGCTGATGGACGAACCCTTCTCCGCCCTTGACCCGCTGATCCGCCAGGGTCTGCAGGACGAGCTGCTGGAACTGCAACGCAAGCTGAGCAAGACCATCGTGTTCGTGAGCCACGACCTCGACGAGGCGCTCAAATTGGGCAGCCGCATCGCGATCATGAAAGACGGCAAGATCATCCAGTACAGCGTGCCGGAAGAGATCGTGCTGAACCCGGCGGATGACTACGTGCGGACGTTCGTCGCCCATACCAACCCGCTGAACGTGCTGTGCGGCCGCAGCCTTATGCGCACCCTGGACAACTGCAAGCGTGTGAACGGTTCAGTGTGCCTGGACCCGGGCGGCGACTCGTGGCTGGACTTGGCCGAAGGCAACACCATCAAGGGTGCTCGCCAGAATGGCGCGGTGATGAACCTGCAGAACTGGGCGCCAGGGCAAGCGGTGGAAGGTTTGGGCCGAGTGCCGACGCTGGTGGATTCGAATATCGGCATGCGCGATGCGTTGCAGATTCGTTATCACACCGGGAACAAGCTGGTGTTGCATGACAACAACCAGGTGGTGGGAATTCTCGGAGACAGTGAGCTGTATCACGCTCTCTTAGGCAAAAACCTGGGTTAA
- the betI gene encoding transcriptional regulator BetI encodes MPKVGMQPIRRQQLIEATLTAIDQVGMGDASIALIARLAGVSNGIISHYFQDKNGLIAATMRYLMNVLIENVHERRLALTDDSPRAHLQVIIGGNFDASQVNGPAMKTWLAFWATSMHHPSLHRLQRINDHRLYSNLCCQFRRVLPLEDARSAARGLAALIDGLWLRGALSGDAFDTEQAQRIAYEYMDFQLAKQVS; translated from the coding sequence ATGCCCAAGGTCGGTATGCAACCCATACGCCGCCAGCAGTTGATCGAAGCCACGCTTACGGCCATCGATCAGGTCGGAATGGGAGATGCCAGCATTGCGCTGATCGCCCGTTTGGCCGGCGTCTCGAACGGCATCATCAGTCACTACTTTCAGGACAAGAACGGCCTGATCGCCGCGACGATGCGGTACTTGATGAATGTGCTGATCGAGAACGTCCACGAACGCAGGCTTGCGCTCACGGACGACAGCCCCCGTGCTCACCTGCAGGTGATCATCGGCGGCAACTTCGACGCCAGCCAGGTCAACGGTCCGGCAATGAAAACCTGGCTGGCCTTCTGGGCCACCAGCATGCACCACCCGTCTTTGCACAGGTTGCAGCGGATCAACGATCACCGTCTGTATTCCAACCTGTGCTGCCAGTTCCGCCGTGTGTTGCCGCTGGAAGATGCACGCAGCGCAGCCCGAGGCCTGGCGGCCCTGATCGACGGTTTGTGGTTGCGCGGCGCCCTGTCGGGAGACGCTTTCGACACGGAGCAGGCGCAACGGATCGCTTACGAATACATGGATTTCCAATTGGCCAAGCAGGTGAGTTAG
- the betA gene encoding choline dehydrogenase — translation MTQEYDYIIVGAGSAGNTLATRLTEDEGVTVLLLEAGGPDYRLDFRTQMPAALAFPLQGRRYNWAYETDPEPHMDGRRMECGRGKGLGGSSLINGMCYIRGNAMDYDNWAKLPGLEDWTYLDCLPYFRKAETRDIGPNDWHGGDGPVSVTTPKAGNNPLFHAMVEAGVQAGYPRTEDLNGYQQEGFGPMDRTVTPKGRRASTARGYLDTAKKRSTLTIVTHALTDKVLFEGKRAVGVRYLIGAAEERVEARARKEVLVCSGAIASPQLLQRSGVGPAKLLESLDIPVVHDLPGVGENLQDHLELYLQYACTQPVSLYPSLLWYNQPAIGAEWLFNGTGIGASNQFEAGGFIRTREEFQWPNIQYHFLPVAINYNGSNGVKEHGFQAHMGSMRSPSRGRIQLKSKNPRDYPSILFNYMSTEQDWQEFRDGIRLTREIMQQPALDPYRGREISPGIDVQTDEQLDKFIREHAETAFHPSCSCKMGTDDMAVVDGEGRVHGMQGLRVVDASIMPIITTGNLNAPTIMIAEKIADKIRGRQPLPRSTADYYVAGDAPVRGKPMREVGPTAQ, via the coding sequence ATGACTCAAGAATACGACTACATCATTGTTGGCGCCGGCTCCGCCGGTAACACCCTGGCGACCCGTCTGACCGAAGACGAAGGCGTCACCGTCCTGCTGCTGGAAGCCGGCGGCCCGGACTACCGCCTGGACTTCCGTACCCAGATGCCCGCCGCCCTGGCCTTCCCACTGCAAGGCCGCCGCTACAACTGGGCCTATGAGACCGATCCAGAGCCACACATGGACGGCCGTCGCATGGAGTGCGGTCGCGGCAAGGGCCTCGGCGGTTCCTCGCTGATCAACGGTATGTGCTATATCCGTGGCAACGCCATGGACTACGACAACTGGGCGAAATTGCCAGGCCTGGAAGACTGGACCTATCTGGATTGCCTGCCGTATTTCCGCAAGGCCGAAACCCGCGACATCGGCCCGAACGACTGGCACGGCGGTGATGGCCCGGTCAGCGTGACCACGCCTAAAGCCGGTAACAATCCACTGTTCCACGCCATGGTGGAAGCCGGCGTGCAAGCTGGCTACCCGCGTACCGAAGACTTGAACGGCTACCAGCAAGAAGGCTTCGGCCCGATGGACCGTACCGTCACGCCAAAAGGCCGTCGTGCCAGCACCGCGCGCGGTTACCTGGACACCGCCAAGAAGCGTTCGACCCTGACCATCGTCACCCACGCCCTGACTGACAAAGTATTGTTCGAAGGCAAGCGTGCCGTTGGCGTGCGTTACTTGATCGGCGCCGCCGAAGAGCGCGTTGAAGCCCGCGCCCGTAAAGAAGTGCTGGTGTGCAGCGGCGCGATCGCTTCGCCGCAACTGCTGCAACGCTCCGGCGTCGGTCCGGCCAAGCTGCTGGAAAGCCTCGACATCCCGGTGGTCCACGATCTGCCAGGCGTCGGCGAAAACCTGCAGGACCACCTTGAGCTGTACCTGCAATACGCCTGCACCCAACCGGTATCGCTGTACCCATCGCTGCTCTGGTACAACCAACCGGCCATCGGTGCCGAGTGGCTGTTCAACGGCACCGGCATCGGCGCCAGCAACCAGTTCGAAGCAGGCGGTTTTATCCGTACCCGTGAAGAGTTCCAATGGCCGAACATCCAGTACCACTTCCTGCCGGTGGCGATTAACTACAACGGCAGCAACGGTGTGAAAGAACACGGTTTCCAGGCGCACATGGGTTCCATGCGTTCGCCGAGCCGTGGCCGTATCCAGCTGAAGTCGAAGAACCCACGGGACTACCCGAGCATCCTCTTCAACTACATGTCCACCGAACAGGACTGGCAGGAATTCCGCGACGGCATCCGCCTGACCCGTGAAATCATGCAGCAGCCGGCACTGGACCCGTACCGTGGCCGCGAAATCAGCCCCGGCATTGACGTGCAAACCGATGAGCAACTGGACAAGTTCATCCGCGAGCACGCTGAAACCGCGTTCCACCCGTCCTGCTCGTGCAAGATGGGCACCGACGACATGGCGGTCGTGGACGGCGAAGGCCGCGTGCATGGCATGCAAGGCCTGCGTGTGGTGGATGCCTCGATCATGCCGATCATCACCACCGGCAACCTGAACGCGCCGACGATCATGATCGCCGAGAAAATCGCCGACAAGATCCGTGGCCGCCAGCCATTGCCGCGTAGCACCGCCGACTACTACGTGGCGGGCGATGCGCCGGTGCGTGGCAAGCCGATGCGTGAAGTGGGGCCTACTGCGCAGTAA